In the genome of Myxococcus stipitatus, one region contains:
- a CDS encoding DUF1304 domain-containing protein produces MSPLAQGFAVVAALLHVLFFVMESILFSQPKVWRRFGLKSQADADIVKPMALNQGFYNLFLALGVLVGIALVNTGSAASGVAAVVFGCACMVLAALVLVSTNRRFLPASLVQGLMPLLALSLVAAR; encoded by the coding sequence ATGTCGCCATTGGCGCAGGGCTTCGCCGTCGTCGCAGCGCTCCTCCACGTGTTGTTCTTCGTGATGGAGAGCATCCTCTTTTCCCAGCCGAAGGTGTGGCGGCGCTTCGGGCTGAAGTCGCAGGCGGATGCGGACATCGTGAAGCCGATGGCGCTGAACCAGGGCTTCTACAACCTGTTCCTCGCGCTGGGCGTGCTCGTGGGAATCGCCCTGGTGAACACGGGCTCGGCGGCCTCGGGCGTGGCGGCCGTGGTCTTCGGCTGTGCGTGCATGGTGCTGGCGGCGCTGGTCCTCGTGTCCACCAACCGCCGCTTCCTGCCGGCCAGCCTCGTCCAGGGCCTGATGCCGCTGCTCGCCCTCTCGCTCGTGGCGGCGCGGTAG
- a CDS encoding chitinase C-terminal domain-containing protein, giving the protein MQLRHWRGMPLAGLLWVSAFIGCGSTEPAPRPPEPPVDSREGALVVDCTGYPAWNASTIYKAGDRVVYQNSLYEALVAIWTADPVHGTASGWYKLVGACGIVVPDTQAPSVPAALRSTAVGSTTVSLAWDASTDNVGVKEYDVFIGTGTTAVATSPSTSVLVTGLTASTAYSFTVKAKDAAGNISGASAAVSVTTTPGGGDPPVGCRPDGLYVTPGLNVPYCQVYDTAGREKMGADHPRRIIGYFTSWRTGKNGQPAYLASQIPWNNITHINYAFAHVDAQNRVSVGANSANNPATGMEWPGVAGAEMDPAFSYKGHFNLLNKFKKQYPNVKTLISIGGWAESGGFLNDDGSRVASGGFYSMTTTSNNAVNTAAINTFADSVVAFLRTYGFDGADIDYEYATSMPNAGNPDDFSFATPRRGALMKGYVVLMKTLREKLDAASAADGKYYMLTAAVTASGWILRGTETYQVTQYLDYANLMTYDLHGAWNEFVGPNAALFDDGKDAELLHWNVYGTYGGIGYLNTDWAYHYFRGAMQAGRINIGVPYYTRGWQGVTGGTNGLWGKAPLADQTKCPPGTGPNVGSTVPCGNGALGIDNLWHDKNSLGAEVASGSNPMWHAKNLQDGRLGSYVTAYGLDPVNDPTDRISGTYARNYSASVASPWLWNATKKVFLSTEDEESLGAKAQYVADRGIGGIMIWELAGDYAFDQSRANGQGEYYIGYTLTRLLYEKFKTASPYKNLRANQTMPVAADTLDVSIELEGFAVGDSNYPISPTLKLTNNSGQAIPGGALLQFDYGTSAPATLAQQSGWTLSTVRSEHSGSNSGGFKGDFHRVQLTVPSWQSIPNGSSVTVKLTYQLPIASLSNYTLSFGGKTYGLKQNYGR; this is encoded by the coding sequence ATGCAACTGCGACACTGGAGGGGCATGCCCCTGGCCGGGTTGCTCTGGGTCAGCGCGTTCATCGGCTGCGGGTCCACGGAGCCAGCGCCCCGGCCGCCCGAGCCGCCCGTCGACAGCCGCGAAGGCGCGCTGGTGGTGGACTGCACGGGCTATCCCGCGTGGAACGCGAGCACCATCTACAAGGCGGGCGACCGCGTCGTGTATCAGAACAGCCTCTATGAGGCGCTGGTCGCCATCTGGACCGCGGACCCCGTCCACGGCACCGCCAGCGGCTGGTACAAGCTGGTCGGCGCGTGTGGAATCGTGGTGCCGGACACCCAGGCGCCCTCGGTCCCCGCGGCGCTGCGCTCCACGGCGGTAGGCTCCACCACGGTCTCGCTGGCGTGGGATGCCTCCACGGACAACGTCGGGGTGAAGGAGTACGACGTCTTCATCGGCACGGGGACCACCGCCGTCGCCACGTCTCCGTCGACGTCGGTGCTGGTGACCGGGTTGACGGCGAGCACGGCCTACTCGTTCACCGTGAAGGCCAAGGACGCCGCGGGGAACATCTCCGGGGCCAGCGCGGCCGTCTCCGTGACGACGACGCCGGGCGGGGGAGACCCGCCGGTGGGCTGCCGTCCGGATGGCCTGTATGTGACGCCGGGCCTGAACGTCCCGTACTGCCAGGTCTACGACACGGCGGGCCGCGAGAAGATGGGCGCGGACCACCCGCGTCGCATCATCGGCTACTTCACCAGCTGGCGGACCGGGAAGAACGGCCAGCCCGCGTACCTGGCCTCGCAGATTCCGTGGAACAACATCACGCACATCAACTACGCCTTCGCGCACGTGGACGCGCAGAACCGCGTGTCGGTGGGGGCGAACTCGGCGAACAACCCGGCCACGGGCATGGAGTGGCCCGGCGTCGCGGGCGCGGAGATGGACCCGGCCTTCTCGTACAAGGGCCACTTCAACCTGCTCAACAAGTTCAAGAAGCAGTATCCGAACGTGAAGACGCTCATCTCCATCGGCGGCTGGGCGGAGTCGGGTGGCTTCCTGAACGACGACGGCAGCCGGGTGGCGAGCGGCGGCTTCTACTCGATGACGACGACGTCCAACAACGCGGTGAACACGGCGGCCATCAACACGTTCGCGGACTCGGTGGTGGCGTTCCTGCGGACGTATGGGTTCGATGGCGCGGACATCGACTACGAGTATGCGACGTCGATGCCGAACGCGGGCAACCCGGATGACTTCTCCTTCGCCACGCCTCGCCGGGGCGCGCTGATGAAGGGGTACGTGGTGCTGATGAAGACGCTGCGCGAGAAGCTGGACGCGGCGAGCGCGGCGGACGGCAAGTACTACATGCTGACCGCGGCGGTAACGGCCTCGGGTTGGATTCTGCGCGGCACGGAGACGTATCAGGTCACGCAGTATCTCGATTACGCGAACCTGATGACCTACGACCTGCACGGCGCCTGGAACGAGTTCGTGGGGCCCAACGCCGCGCTGTTCGACGACGGCAAGGACGCGGAGCTCCTGCACTGGAACGTGTACGGGACGTACGGCGGCATCGGCTACCTGAACACGGACTGGGCCTACCACTACTTCCGCGGCGCGATGCAGGCCGGTCGCATCAACATCGGCGTGCCGTACTACACGCGTGGCTGGCAGGGCGTCACGGGGGGGACCAACGGCCTGTGGGGCAAGGCGCCGCTGGCGGACCAGACGAAGTGCCCTCCGGGCACGGGGCCCAACGTGGGCTCGACGGTGCCGTGCGGCAATGGCGCGCTGGGCATCGACAACCTCTGGCACGACAAGAACTCGCTGGGGGCGGAGGTGGCCTCGGGCAGCAACCCGATGTGGCACGCGAAGAACCTCCAGGACGGGCGCCTGGGCTCCTACGTGACGGCGTACGGGCTGGACCCGGTGAACGACCCCACGGACCGGATTTCGGGGACGTATGCGCGCAACTACAGCGCGTCGGTGGCGTCGCCGTGGCTGTGGAACGCGACGAAGAAGGTGTTCCTGTCCACGGAGGACGAGGAGTCGCTCGGCGCGAAGGCGCAGTACGTCGCGGACCGGGGCATTGGCGGCATCATGATCTGGGAGCTGGCGGGTGACTACGCCTTCGACCAGAGCCGCGCGAACGGGCAGGGCGAGTACTACATCGGGTACACGCTGACGCGGCTCCTGTACGAGAAGTTCAAGACGGCGTCGCCGTACAAGAACCTGCGGGCGAACCAGACGATGCCCGTGGCGGCGGACACGCTGGATGTCTCGATAGAGCTGGAGGGCTTCGCGGTGGGCGACTCGAACTACCCCATCTCTCCGACGCTGAAGCTGACGAACAACTCCGGGCAGGCGATTCCGGGCGGGGCGCTGCTGCAGTTCGACTACGGCACGTCGGCGCCCGCCACGCTGGCGCAGCAGTCCGGGTGGACGCTGAGCACGGTGCGCAGCGAGCACTCGGGGTCGAACTCGGGCGGCTTCAAGGGGGACTTCCACCGCGTGCAGCTGACGGTGCCCTCGTGGCAGAGCATCCCGAACGGGAGCTCGGTCACGGTGAAGCTCACGTACCAGCTGCCCATCGCCAGCCTCTCCAACTACACGCTGTCGTTCGGAGGCAAGACGTACGGCTTGAAGCAGAACTACGGGCGCTGA
- a CDS encoding sigma-70 family RNA polymerase sigma factor, with protein sequence MATAKLGVEAPRVRDATGGNPAAVGALLAELMPRVRTRVRCLVHRDSEVDDVTQEALVAIFRGLRSYRGEGAFVSWADQVVRRVSFAASRRARIERRRRDEVCAQVSEPCEDAEQEDCLLRRRVELLLNRLPDEQRRALVLHHLQGMSVPELADALAVPFETVRSRLRLGRAHLRSLACVDQ encoded by the coding sequence ATGGCGACTGCCAAGCTCGGTGTCGAAGCGCCGCGGGTTCGAGATGCGACGGGTGGAAACCCCGCTGCGGTGGGAGCGTTGCTGGCGGAGTTGATGCCACGGGTGCGGACACGGGTGCGCTGTCTGGTGCACCGCGATTCGGAAGTGGACGACGTGACGCAGGAGGCGCTGGTCGCCATCTTCCGCGGGCTGCGCAGCTACCGGGGCGAAGGCGCCTTCGTGTCGTGGGCGGACCAGGTGGTGCGCCGGGTGAGCTTCGCGGCCTCGCGTCGCGCGCGCATCGAGCGTCGCAGACGCGACGAAGTCTGCGCCCAGGTGTCGGAGCCTTGTGAGGACGCGGAGCAGGAGGACTGTCTGCTGCGGCGGCGGGTGGAGCTGCTATTGAATCGGCTCCCCGACGAGCAGCGCAGGGCGCTGGTGCTGCATCACCTGCAAGGGATGAGTGTCCCGGAGCTGGCGGACGCGCTGGCGGTGCCCTTCGAGACGGTGCGCAGCCGGCTGCGCCTGGGGCGCGCGCACCTGCGCTCGCTCGCATGTGTCGACCAGTAG
- a CDS encoding family 20 glycosylhydrolase — MKRLLTSLVVMSLFLSGCRNPTELAVEWVPVDNSVGSWKFFRSEFTLQNKGSRELGSSGWKLYFSFVRRILDDGEGDETGIQALAAQGIRISKASDAKSGDYWVMEPLPHFVPVKPGQKRTVSVLASDWAILKADAPAAFHVVFEGGPFQDDLSVAVPATVKLNAADPKQTTRFEGDVMPVQTPGLRYAENPSFQALDLKARLLPSPREVVVGEGSVALRGSVAIGHGPGLTGEAAYLAAALGDVLAAPITTRESGQDDGRDTIHLSINASLDVDGDGTKDAEGYTLKVDDSGVSVVGADAAGVFYGIQTLRQLVPAEAYQASTGPAGRLTEVSLPEVRITDVPGFSYRGMSLDVSRHFQTKQTVKKLLDVLSHYKVNALHLRLADDEGWRIEIPGIPELTTYGSKRGYDLKETSMLQMGMGSGNDLDTGDRVAFKARTATEANGGVAPRFQGFEQATLNFVGDGSGYYTVKDYEEILAYAAERHIDVIPEIDMPGHARAAVKSMEHRYRTLKDTDPVRAAEYRLVDPADTSKHTSVQMYTDNFVNPCLETTYAFLTKVAQELKARHDAVPGAKLVAIHAGGDELPSLAGNVWWQGSPLCKANPETRELSDTQLFNRFFQRWGGIITATGAAATGWDDIIHHGLTLPGFIPMPWSNVWGWGREDDAYKYANQGYRVILSHATNLYMDLAYNKDPDEPGYYWANFVDEKKTFEYRPFDVYVNGTHDRMGNAIDPSAWANKEKLTAEGRKNIIGMHGLLFGENLKSPQVMEYLAFPKILGVAERAWNPDLPAPDQMPALWARFANSLGQAVLPRLSAYRPVDLRGELTESVGVNYRIPLPGAQRSGGKVHANVRYPGFAIEYSVNGGRTWSTYSKAFSASGRVLLRARASDGRTSREVELN, encoded by the coding sequence GTGAAACGCCTTTTGACGAGTCTCGTGGTGATGTCGTTGTTCCTGTCCGGCTGTCGCAACCCGACGGAGCTGGCCGTCGAGTGGGTGCCGGTGGACAACTCGGTGGGAAGCTGGAAGTTCTTCCGCTCGGAGTTCACGCTCCAGAACAAGGGCTCGCGGGAGCTGGGCTCGAGCGGATGGAAGCTCTACTTCAGCTTCGTACGCCGCATCCTCGACGACGGGGAGGGGGACGAGACCGGCATCCAGGCGCTCGCGGCACAGGGCATCCGCATCTCGAAGGCGAGTGACGCGAAGAGCGGCGACTACTGGGTGATGGAGCCGCTCCCCCACTTCGTCCCCGTCAAGCCGGGGCAGAAGCGCACGGTGTCGGTGCTGGCGTCCGACTGGGCCATCCTCAAGGCGGACGCGCCGGCCGCGTTCCACGTCGTCTTCGAGGGCGGCCCCTTCCAGGACGACCTCTCCGTCGCGGTGCCCGCCACCGTGAAGCTGAACGCGGCGGACCCGAAGCAGACCACGCGCTTCGAGGGCGACGTGATGCCCGTGCAGACGCCGGGCCTTCGCTACGCGGAGAACCCGTCCTTCCAGGCGTTGGACCTGAAGGCGCGGCTGCTCCCCTCGCCTCGCGAGGTGGTGGTGGGAGAGGGCAGCGTGGCGCTCCGGGGCTCGGTGGCCATCGGCCATGGGCCGGGGCTGACGGGTGAGGCGGCCTACCTCGCCGCCGCGCTCGGAGACGTGCTCGCCGCGCCCATCACCACGCGCGAGTCCGGCCAGGACGACGGCCGAGACACCATCCACCTGAGCATCAACGCCTCGCTCGACGTGGACGGGGACGGCACGAAGGACGCCGAAGGGTACACGCTGAAGGTGGATGACAGCGGCGTGTCGGTGGTGGGCGCCGACGCGGCGGGTGTCTTCTACGGCATCCAGACGCTGCGGCAGTTGGTGCCAGCGGAGGCGTACCAGGCCTCCACGGGCCCGGCGGGCCGGCTGACGGAGGTCTCCCTACCGGAGGTGCGCATCACCGACGTGCCGGGCTTCTCCTACCGGGGCATGAGCCTGGATGTCTCGCGGCACTTCCAGACGAAGCAGACGGTGAAGAAGCTGCTGGACGTGCTGTCGCACTACAAGGTGAACGCACTGCACCTGCGGCTCGCGGACGACGAGGGGTGGCGCATCGAGATTCCGGGCATCCCCGAGCTGACCACCTACGGCTCGAAGCGCGGCTATGACCTGAAGGAGACGTCCATGCTCCAGATGGGCATGGGCAGCGGCAATGACCTGGACACCGGCGACCGCGTGGCCTTCAAGGCGCGCACGGCCACCGAGGCCAACGGGGGCGTGGCGCCGCGCTTTCAGGGCTTCGAGCAGGCGACGCTCAACTTCGTGGGTGATGGCAGCGGCTACTACACGGTGAAGGACTACGAGGAGATTCTCGCGTACGCGGCCGAGCGTCACATCGACGTGATTCCTGAAATCGACATGCCCGGACATGCCCGTGCCGCGGTGAAGTCGATGGAGCATCGCTACCGCACGCTCAAGGACACGGACCCGGTGCGCGCGGCGGAGTACCGGCTGGTGGACCCGGCGGACACGTCGAAACACACCAGCGTGCAGATGTACACGGACAACTTCGTCAACCCATGTCTCGAGACGACGTACGCGTTCCTGACCAAGGTGGCGCAGGAGCTGAAGGCCCGTCATGACGCGGTGCCGGGCGCGAAGCTGGTGGCCATCCACGCCGGTGGCGACGAGCTTCCGTCGCTCGCGGGCAATGTCTGGTGGCAGGGCTCGCCCCTGTGCAAGGCGAACCCGGAGACGCGGGAGCTGAGCGACACGCAGCTCTTCAACCGCTTCTTCCAGCGCTGGGGCGGCATCATCACCGCGACGGGCGCGGCGGCCACGGGCTGGGATGACATCATCCACCACGGGCTCACCCTGCCGGGCTTCATCCCCATGCCGTGGAGCAATGTCTGGGGTTGGGGCCGCGAGGATGACGCGTACAAGTACGCGAACCAGGGGTATCGCGTGATTCTGTCGCACGCGACCAACCTCTACATGGACCTGGCGTACAACAAGGACCCGGACGAGCCCGGCTACTACTGGGCCAACTTCGTCGACGAGAAGAAGACCTTCGAGTACCGGCCGTTCGACGTGTACGTCAATGGCACGCACGACCGGATGGGCAATGCCATCGACCCGAGCGCGTGGGCGAACAAGGAGAAGCTCACGGCGGAGGGCCGCAAGAACATCATCGGCATGCACGGGCTCCTCTTCGGAGAGAACCTCAAGTCGCCGCAGGTGATGGAGTACCTGGCGTTCCCGAAGATTCTCGGCGTGGCCGAGCGCGCCTGGAACCCGGACCTGCCCGCGCCCGACCAGATGCCCGCGCTGTGGGCCCGCTTCGCCAACAGCCTGGGCCAGGCCGTGCTGCCTCGGCTGAGCGCGTACCGCCCGGTGGACCTGCGCGGCGAGCTGACGGAGAGCGTCGGGGTGAACTACCGCATCCCGCTGCCCGGTGCGCAGCGCTCGGGCGGGAAGGTGCACGCCAACGTGCGCTACCCGGGCTTCGCCATCGAGTACTCCGTGAACGGTGGACGCACCTGGTCGACGTACTCGAAGGCCTTCAGCGCCTCGGGCCGTGTGCTCCTGCGCGCCCGCGCGAGCGATGGCCGGACCAGTCGTGAGGTCGAGCTGAACTGA
- a CDS encoding carbohydrate porin has translation MGSSRLWLLALAVMLALPARAQSLSERLDFSMYGRVGVGWAPTSGEFIQGKTFNLTGRSVGGRLEEGDYLELTMKFHLLKPAADAGPDAPYAYAVLTPAMWADNGLFIGLTSNRFSSTLATELGEAYVAAGNIVVPGLRFWGGVRFYRGTNVYLADYWYFNNLSSQGVGVGYGPLELAVLLQTSASLSEYVVDVDGDGKPDRRRQRTVVVGQYVKNFEAKHSLHLLAEFHRLPETTVSGSNNTAIQPADQGAVLGAKFHMDLGNGSFNDTSVRFGSRIANGSLGGVPTWNTYGLAAPNGRFSGAYGVEVVNHMLYNINPLVSVNAYGTLHAGRGASGAEADRYVEYAVGAQSTLYLHDQFHLVNEASFQGFRQGQQKYATVTKLSLVPTLVPTGKRDVWARPHLRLFYTLAIHNQAAVDRLISPYLQSVGDSRVGHYLGARVEWWL, from the coding sequence GTGGGTTCCTCGCGCCTGTGGCTGCTGGCGCTCGCCGTGATGCTGGCGCTTCCCGCGCGGGCTCAATCCCTGTCGGAGCGGCTGGACTTCTCCATGTATGGCCGCGTCGGGGTGGGTTGGGCGCCCACGAGCGGTGAGTTCATCCAGGGAAAGACTTTCAACCTCACGGGGCGCTCCGTGGGTGGCCGCCTGGAGGAGGGCGACTACCTGGAGCTCACCATGAAGTTCCACCTGCTCAAGCCCGCCGCGGACGCGGGCCCGGATGCGCCGTATGCGTATGCGGTGCTGACGCCGGCGATGTGGGCCGACAACGGCCTCTTCATCGGCCTGACGAGCAACCGCTTCAGCTCGACGCTGGCCACGGAGCTGGGTGAGGCGTACGTCGCGGCGGGCAACATCGTCGTCCCCGGGCTGCGCTTCTGGGGCGGCGTGCGCTTCTACCGCGGCACCAACGTGTACCTGGCGGACTACTGGTACTTCAACAACCTGTCCTCGCAGGGCGTGGGCGTGGGCTACGGCCCGCTGGAGCTGGCGGTGCTGCTCCAGACGTCCGCGAGCCTGTCCGAGTACGTGGTGGACGTGGACGGTGACGGCAAGCCGGACCGCCGCCGCCAGCGCACCGTGGTGGTGGGCCAGTACGTGAAGAACTTCGAGGCCAAGCACTCGCTGCACCTCCTGGCGGAGTTCCACCGCCTGCCCGAGACGACCGTCTCCGGCTCCAACAACACGGCCATCCAGCCCGCGGACCAGGGCGCTGTCCTGGGCGCGAAGTTCCACATGGACCTGGGCAACGGCAGCTTCAACGACACGTCCGTGCGCTTCGGCAGCCGCATCGCCAACGGCAGCCTGGGCGGCGTGCCCACCTGGAACACGTACGGCCTGGCCGCGCCCAACGGCCGCTTCTCCGGCGCGTACGGCGTGGAGGTGGTGAACCACATGCTCTACAACATCAACCCGCTGGTGAGCGTGAACGCCTACGGCACCCTGCACGCGGGCCGGGGCGCGAGCGGCGCGGAGGCCGACCGGTACGTCGAGTACGCGGTGGGCGCGCAGAGCACGCTGTACCTCCATGACCAGTTCCACCTGGTCAACGAGGCCAGCTTCCAGGGCTTCCGCCAGGGGCAGCAGAAGTACGCGACGGTGACGAAGCTGTCGCTGGTGCCCACGCTGGTCCCCACCGGCAAGCGCGACGTCTGGGCGCGTCCCCACCTGCGCCTGTTCTACACGCTGGCCATCCACAACCAGGCCGCGGTGGACCGCCTCATCTCGCCCTACCTCCAGTCGGTGGGCGACTCGCGCGTGGGCCACTACCTGGGCGCCCGCGTCGAGTGGTGGCTCTAG